The following proteins are encoded in a genomic region of Clostridium kluyveri:
- the ilvB gene encoding biosynthetic-type acetolactate synthase large subunit produces the protein MKMKGAEVLLKCMIEQGVDTIFGYPGGTVIPIYDALYSTKEIKHILTAHEQGATHAADGYARSTGKVGVAIVTSGPGTTNTITGIATAYADSIPIVVFTGQVPLNLLGKNSFQEVNTRSITDSITKKNYIVDKPEDLPSIVREAFKVAASGRPGPVVVDIPKDMQTAEIDYEVQEKLSLEVNLQQKSYENDLDKVADMVTSSERPVVYSGGGTIIAGAQEELMEFIQKIDSPITCSLMGIGAFPGDNEYYMGMVGMHGTPCSNRAVSNCDLLIAVGARFSDRVTSKVSSFAPKAKIIHIDIDPKEFGKIVDVDMPVTGDIKDVLQRLNKKLNKLNHATWMNQIKQWKQSERDPFKDRCELSPKFIMETLYNITKGDCIVTTEVGQHQMWAAQYFKYLKPRTFISSGGLGTMGYGLGASIGAFMGNSNKKVINVAGDGSFKMNSTELVTISRYRLPIVQLLFNNHALGMVHQWQDMFYDRRFSQTEFGSEVDFMKLGGAYGIKTFKIESNSEVEECLKEALSLNEPVIIECVIDTKIKVHPMVPPGAAISEFIE, from the coding sequence ATGAAGATGAAAGGAGCCGAAGTACTATTAAAATGTATGATAGAACAAGGTGTGGATACAATATTTGGTTATCCGGGAGGAACTGTAATACCTATTTATGATGCATTATATAGTACAAAAGAAATAAAGCATATATTGACTGCCCATGAGCAAGGGGCTACTCATGCAGCAGATGGATATGCAAGATCAACGGGAAAAGTTGGAGTTGCCATTGTAACTTCAGGACCGGGAACGACTAACACAATAACGGGAATTGCCACAGCTTATGCGGATTCCATTCCTATAGTGGTGTTTACAGGGCAGGTACCTTTAAATCTCTTGGGAAAGAATTCTTTTCAAGAAGTAAATACTAGAAGCATCACAGATTCCATAACTAAGAAAAATTATATTGTAGATAAACCAGAGGATTTACCAAGTATAGTAAGAGAAGCTTTTAAGGTGGCAGCTAGTGGAAGACCAGGACCTGTAGTGGTAGATATACCTAAAGATATGCAGACAGCAGAAATTGATTATGAAGTACAGGAGAAGTTATCTTTAGAAGTCAATTTACAACAAAAATCCTATGAAAATGATTTAGATAAAGTGGCAGATATGGTAACCAGTAGTGAGAGACCTGTAGTATATTCTGGGGGAGGAACAATAATAGCTGGAGCACAAGAAGAGCTTATGGAGTTTATCCAAAAAATAGATTCACCTATTACCTGTTCTCTTATGGGAATAGGAGCTTTTCCAGGAGATAATGAGTACTATATGGGTATGGTGGGTATGCACGGTACCCCGTGTTCCAATCGTGCTGTAAGTAATTGTGATTTACTTATAGCTGTAGGAGCTCGTTTTAGTGACAGGGTTACAAGTAAGGTATCATCTTTTGCACCAAAGGCAAAGATTATTCACATAGATATAGACCCGAAGGAATTTGGAAAAATTGTGGATGTGGATATGCCTGTAACGGGAGACATTAAAGATGTACTCCAAAGACTTAACAAAAAGTTAAATAAATTAAATCATGCAACATGGATGAATCAAATAAAGCAGTGGAAACAAAGTGAAAGAGATCCTTTTAAAGATAGATGTGAATTAAGTCCTAAGTTTATAATGGAAACACTTTATAATATTACTAAGGGAGATTGTATAGTGACCACAGAAGTAGGACAGCATCAGATGTGGGCTGCACAATACTTTAAATACCTAAAACCTAGAACTTTTATATCATCTGGTGGACTTGGAACCATGGGATACGGACTTGGAGCTTCTATAGGAGCATTTATGGGCAATTCCAATAAGAAGGTAATAAATGTGGCTGGAGATGGAAGTTTTAAAATGAATTCCACTGAGTTGGTTACTATATCCAGGTATAGATTGCCAATAGTTCAATTGCTTTTCAATAACCATGCTCTTGGTATGGTTCACCAGTGGCAGGACATGTTTTATGATAGAAGGTTCTCACAGACAGAATTTGGCTCTGAGGTAGACTTCATGAAACTGGGTGGAGCTTATGGAATAAAGACATTTAAAATAGAATCCAACAGTGAAGTAGAGGAATGTTTGAAAGAAGCTTTGAGTTTAAATGAACCTGTTATTATAGAATGTGTTATTGATACTAAGATAAAGGTACATCCTATGGTTCCACCGGGTGCGGCCATATCGGAATTTATAGAATAG
- a CDS encoding cell wall-binding repeat-containing protein yields MRLKKILGLIVGVVMLFSTTVFAESSYSLDQKRIFGKDRYETSSLISKSGWESASSVVICNGENFPDALCAAPLAKKYNAPILLTSKSGLSESTKEELSRLNPDKVIIIGGNGVIPDKVISEIKTAAPKASDVTRLGGTTRYDTSKMIADKVGKSSSIVLVSGKASSDALSISYIAANKGMPILLADRKEDVSEYSKDNSVEKTYIIGGESLVSKDIESIFKNTERIYGKDRYESNQKILDKFKDDINFGSIYLASAQYNGVDQFADALSVSALASKDCNPIILVSGTMNKDAVSIIKSKVDKNSKVIAIGGTQLVSENIVTALVNVNSSNENDNQGNPGSSGGGGGGGSSSSNPFAGGSGTVASPYKIATAAQLNKVRSYLNKNFILTADIDLSSYANWEPIGAFKPLSDKPEDAETPDPKVAFRGSFNGNGHTISNVKIDRKDMAIGLFGCITQNENKSNVIHDLTVKNVNVTGYSDLVGGVIGHQAAGSPIEKIELIGDNKITGNDKSANVGGIVGGTMDSNITDCKAEADIVINGDGNNLVGILAGGLGNCSLSGCSAKGSITVNGKEVYSIGGLAGCVHEGAYVKNCSSDVTISVAEKDFMIGGLIGHAGTFDENNPTVISNCTVKADIKAPESASRIGGVGR; encoded by the coding sequence TTGAGATTAAAGAAAATCTTAGGATTAATAGTGGGTGTGGTAATGTTATTTTCAACCACTGTTTTTGCAGAGTCTTCATATTCTTTGGACCAAAAAAGGATTTTTGGAAAAGACAGGTATGAAACTTCATCACTCATAAGCAAAAGTGGTTGGGAAAGTGCTTCTAGTGTAGTAATATGCAATGGAGAAAATTTTCCAGATGCACTTTGCGCTGCACCTCTTGCAAAGAAGTATAATGCACCAATTTTACTTACCAGCAAATCGGGTTTAAGTGAAAGTACAAAGGAAGAATTATCAAGGCTAAATCCTGATAAAGTGATAATTATAGGTGGAAATGGAGTTATACCTGACAAGGTAATATCTGAAATAAAAACTGCAGCACCTAAGGCTAGCGATGTAACAAGACTAGGAGGAACTACAAGATACGATACTTCAAAAATGATTGCGGATAAAGTTGGAAAAAGTTCTTCAATAGTGTTGGTTTCAGGAAAGGCTTCATCAGACGCACTCTCTATAAGTTATATAGCTGCCAACAAGGGCATGCCTATTTTATTGGCAGATAGAAAGGAAGATGTATCAGAGTATTCAAAAGATAACAGTGTAGAAAAGACTTACATAATAGGGGGAGAATCCCTGGTATCAAAAGATATAGAAAGTATATTTAAAAATACCGAGAGAATATATGGAAAGGATAGATACGAAAGCAACCAAAAAATACTTGATAAATTTAAAGATGATATAAATTTTGGCAGTATATATCTGGCATCTGCCCAGTATAACGGAGTAGACCAATTTGCAGATGCATTATCTGTTTCAGCTCTGGCATCTAAAGATTGCAATCCTATAATATTAGTAAGCGGCACTATGAATAAGGATGCAGTTAGTATAATAAAATCCAAAGTTGATAAAAACAGCAAAGTAATAGCAATAGGTGGGACTCAACTTGTATCTGAAAATATAGTAACTGCTTTGGTTAATGTAAACTCTTCTAATGAGAATGATAATCAAGGAAATCCAGGAAGCTCTGGCGGCGGTGGTGGTGGAGGCTCTTCTAGTAGTAATCCATTTGCAGGAGGCAGTGGTACTGTGGCTTCTCCATATAAAATTGCTACTGCAGCACAACTCAATAAGGTGCGAAGCTATTTAAATAAAAACTTCATTCTTACAGCAGATATTGATTTATCCAGCTATGCAAATTGGGAACCTATTGGTGCTTTTAAACCTTTGTCTGACAAACCAGAGGATGCAGAAACACCAGATCCTAAGGTGGCATTTAGGGGCAGCTTTAATGGTAATGGACATACAATTTCCAATGTAAAGATTGATCGTAAAGATATGGCAATAGGCTTATTTGGCTGCATTACTCAAAATGAAAATAAATCTAATGTCATTCATGACTTGACTGTGAAAAATGTGAATGTAACTGGATACAGTGATTTAGTTGGCGGCGTAATAGGACATCAGGCAGCAGGATCTCCAATAGAAAAAATTGAACTTATTGGTGACAACAAAATCACTGGAAATGACAAAAGTGCCAACGTAGGTGGAATTGTTGGCGGTACAATGGATTCTAATATCACCGATTGTAAAGCAGAGGCAGATATAGTTATTAATGGTGATGGAAACAATCTAGTGGGAATATTGGCAGGAGGACTTGGAAATTGTTCCTTAAGCGGCTGTAGTGCAAAAGGAAGCATTACTGTTAATGGAAAGGAAGTTTATTCTATAGGTGGATTAGCAGGATGCGTTCACGAAGGGGCATATGTGAAAAACTGCAGCTCAGATGTTACTATTTCTGTAGCTGAAAAAGACTTTATGATTGGTGGTCTGATAGGACATGCTGGAACCTTTGATGAAAATAATCCTACTGTAATTTCAAACTGCACTGTAAAAGCAGATATCAAGGCACCTGAAAGTGCTTCCCGCATAGGTGGTGTAGGTAGGTAG
- a CDS encoding metal-dependent transcriptional regulator, with amino-acid sequence MKVHESAENYLETILVLNKRNGTVRSIDIVRELGFSKPSISVAMKNLRQNNYIVMDDEGYIELTSEGFEIAAKMYERHTIISKLLVKLGVDEKKAVEDACRIEHVISEESFEAIKKAAGKMSR; translated from the coding sequence ATGAAAGTTCACGAATCAGCAGAAAATTATTTGGAAACTATATTGGTGTTAAATAAACGGAATGGTACTGTGAGGTCAATTGATATTGTAAGAGAATTAGGTTTTTCAAAGCCCAGCATAAGTGTGGCTATGAAAAATTTGAGGCAGAATAATTACATAGTTATGGATGATGAAGGATATATCGAACTCACTTCAGAAGGATTTGAAATAGCTGCTAAAATGTATGAACGTCATACTATTATTTCGAAGTTGTTAGTTAAACTAGGAGTGGATGAAAAAAAGGCGGTAGAGGATGCATGTAGGATTGAACATGTAATCAGTGAGGAAAGCTTTGAAGCGATAAAAAAAGCAGCAGGTAAGATGAGCAGGTGA
- the ilvC gene encoding ketol-acid reductoisomerase, producing MENLKIYYDEDGNLDLLRDKTVAVLGYGSQGHAHAQNLKDSGINVVIGLYKGSKSWKKAEENGFEVMEAADAVKKADMVMTLIPDEKQKGLYIDSVKDNLTEGKVLMFAHGFNIHFNQITPPENVDVIMVAPKGPGHIVRREYTEGKGVPCLYAVYQDYSGKAKDYALAYAKGIGGTRGGVLETTFKDETETDLFGEQVVLCGGISELIKAGFETLVEAGYAPENAYFECMHEMKLIVDLMNEGGLSYMRYSISDTAEYGDYSIGKRIITEDTRKEMKKVLGEIQDGTFAKNWILENQTGRPSFIAKRKKEQNHPIEIVGKKLRAMMSWINSK from the coding sequence ATGGAAAACTTAAAAATTTATTATGATGAAGATGGGAATCTGGATTTATTGAGGGATAAAACAGTGGCAGTTTTAGGCTATGGAAGTCAGGGTCATGCCCATGCACAGAATTTAAAAGACAGTGGAATTAACGTGGTAATCGGTCTGTATAAAGGGAGTAAGTCCTGGAAAAAGGCAGAGGAGAATGGTTTTGAAGTAATGGAAGCTGCAGATGCTGTAAAAAAAGCAGATATGGTTATGACACTTATACCAGATGAAAAGCAAAAGGGCCTATATATTGACAGTGTTAAAGATAACTTGACAGAGGGAAAAGTGCTTATGTTTGCCCATGGATTTAATATACACTTCAATCAGATAACCCCTCCTGAAAATGTGGATGTAATTATGGTTGCACCTAAAGGACCAGGACACATTGTAAGAAGAGAATATACCGAAGGAAAAGGAGTACCATGCCTTTATGCAGTATACCAGGATTACAGTGGAAAAGCCAAGGATTATGCACTGGCATATGCAAAAGGAATAGGAGGCACAAGAGGAGGAGTTCTTGAAACTACCTTTAAAGATGAAACAGAGACAGATTTGTTTGGAGAACAGGTAGTACTTTGCGGAGGGATATCAGAGCTTATAAAAGCAGGATTTGAAACTTTGGTTGAAGCAGGATATGCACCTGAAAATGCATACTTTGAGTGTATGCATGAGATGAAATTGATTGTGGATTTGATGAATGAAGGCGGATTAAGCTATATGAGATATTCCATAAGTGATACTGCTGAATATGGAGATTACAGTATAGGCAAGAGAATAATAACAGAGGATACAAGAAAAGAGATGAAAAAGGTACTTGGAGAAATTCAAGATGGTACTTTTGCAAAGAACTGGATACTGGAAAATCAGACAGGAAGACCTTCATTTATTGCAAAGAGGAAAAAAGAACAGAACCATCCTATTGAAATAGTTGGAAAAAAACTTAGGGCTATGATGTCCTGGATAAACAGCAAATAA
- a CDS encoding amino acid permease produces MKNIFRTKPIESLLEEASGKESLQKVLGSFELTMLGIGAIIGTGIFVLTGLAAANYSGPALVISFILAGLACGFAALCYAEIAAMVPVAGSAYTYGYAALGEFWAWIIGWDLILEYAFAVGTVAIGWSGYFTNILTDLGIQLPKAITKAPFEGGVVNLPAVLILLVITAILIIGVKQSATANNVIVGIKLAVIILFIILGVGHVNPANWHPFMPYGWKGVFSGASIIFFAYIGFDAVSTAAEEVKNPQKDLPRGIIASLIICTVLYIVVSAILTGMVPYLNFKETAAPVAFALQQVGITWGSALVAVGAICGLTSVLLVMMFGQTRVLFAMSRDGLLPKVFGHVDSKFHTPLRSTLLVGIVTMVIAGFTPIAVVSELTNIGTLAAFVIVSASVIVLRKKEPDRPRSFKVPFSPYTPILSMAACIFLIINLQGVTLIRFAVWLVIGLVLYFVYGYKNSAINEE; encoded by the coding sequence ATGAAAAACATTTTTAGGACAAAACCCATTGAAAGCCTTTTAGAAGAGGCCAGTGGGAAGGAGTCCTTACAAAAAGTATTAGGTTCTTTTGAACTTACTATGTTAGGTATAGGTGCAATTATAGGTACGGGTATATTTGTATTAACTGGACTTGCAGCAGCTAATTATTCCGGACCGGCACTTGTAATTTCATTTATACTAGCAGGACTTGCTTGTGGTTTTGCAGCACTATGTTATGCAGAAATTGCAGCTATGGTTCCTGTAGCAGGAAGTGCATATACCTATGGTTATGCTGCATTAGGAGAATTTTGGGCATGGATTATAGGATGGGATTTAATCCTTGAATATGCATTTGCCGTTGGTACAGTGGCAATTGGATGGAGCGGTTATTTTACTAATATTCTTACAGATTTAGGTATACAGCTTCCGAAGGCTATTACAAAAGCACCTTTTGAGGGTGGAGTAGTAAATTTACCTGCAGTGTTAATACTTTTAGTCATAACAGCTATACTTATAATTGGTGTAAAACAAAGCGCCACAGCTAATAATGTAATAGTTGGAATTAAACTGGCAGTAATAATTCTATTTATAATATTAGGCGTAGGACACGTAAATCCTGCAAATTGGCATCCATTTATGCCTTATGGCTGGAAAGGTGTTTTCTCGGGGGCATCTATAATATTCTTTGCTTATATAGGATTTGATGCAGTTTCTACAGCGGCAGAAGAAGTTAAAAATCCTCAAAAGGATTTACCAAGAGGCATTATAGCATCTCTAATTATTTGTACGGTATTATATATTGTAGTATCAGCAATTTTAACAGGTATGGTTCCATATCTGAACTTTAAAGAAACAGCAGCTCCTGTAGCTTTTGCACTTCAGCAAGTGGGAATAACCTGGGGATCTGCTTTAGTAGCAGTAGGTGCAATTTGTGGTTTGACTTCAGTTTTACTTGTTATGATGTTTGGACAAACTCGTGTACTCTTTGCAATGTCGAGAGATGGACTTCTTCCAAAAGTATTTGGTCATGTTGATTCAAAATTCCATACACCTTTAAGAAGCACATTACTAGTTGGAATTGTAACTATGGTTATAGCTGGATTTACTCCAATTGCAGTGGTTTCAGAGCTTACTAATATAGGTACATTGGCAGCTTTTGTTATAGTATCTGCCTCAGTTATAGTTTTAAGGAAGAAAGAACCGGACAGGCCGAGATCTTTTAAAGTTCCATTTTCTCCTTATACTCCTATTCTTTCCATGGCAGCTTGTATCTTTTTAATAATAAACCTTCAAGGTGTAACTCTGATTAGATTTGCAGTATGGCTTGTTATAGGTTTAGTACTTTATTTTGTATACGGATATAAAAATAGTGCTATTAATGAAGAATAA
- a CDS encoding GLUG motif-containing protein — MYTVENCSIEGSITGGTEVGTVAGYAYNSTVKNCTSTMTIDGNADGTQVGKSDTEASLFAGGSGTEADPYQIATASQLNRVRRYLNKNYILTADIDLASYENWEPIGTFKPLSDKPEDEENPVISLTFSGTFNGDNHKISNIHISKADSVGVGLFGCVAGDNASIKNLVVENTTVSGKQLVGGVIGYASFKNAAESISLVGENSITGGFLVGGIVGGGFCDIKNSNANANVTLVGDNAQGVGVLAGGMEACSLIGSSATGTVTAVGNGSFSIGGLSGAAQESPTVENCTADVKIIVGENSSMTGGLVGNAGTYDIENPTLIKNCSVNASIKAADSAERIGGIVGGGFYLDAYKEYRPVPTVYKAVDCKTSGSIEGGKIVGTIAGQAYNSTVENCTSTMTVNGSANAQQIGKSETAEPSLFAGGSGTEADPYQIATASQLNDVRKYLDKHYILTADIDLSSYENWEPIGTFNSQAEDESGYFANAFTGSFDGDNHIISNLTTNRKDSVGVGLIGVSTSSSVVKNLKVENVKAEGTMAVGAVVGYNQGIVENLILSGDNSISGYNCIGGILGGNEGGAIKNCISAATINILGDNVFENGRYILPDNAECGGIIVGGSFGGTIDGCSAEGTVNSKGSNAMGLGGVGGCLENMESITNCTANVIIDAGESAHGVGGLCGFTGMFDKENPAKISNCTVTATINANDATHIGGLVGTGLYMNMYDMESVFVISNCEVTAEIKGAITPGTVVGRAEGSTIESCTANVTIDGSSDGPEIGTTDRLFESAE, encoded by the coding sequence GTGTATACAGTAGAAAATTGCAGTATTGAAGGCAGTATTACTGGCGGTACAGAAGTTGGTACTGTTGCAGGTTATGCTTATAATTCTACAGTGAAAAATTGTACAAGCACTATGACTATTGATGGTAATGCAGATGGAACTCAGGTTGGAAAATCGGATACTGAAGCTTCGCTATTTGCAGGAGGCAGCGGTACAGAAGCCGATCCATATCAGATTGCTACTGCTAGTCAGTTGAATAGAGTGAGAAGATACTTAAATAAGAACTATATATTAACAGCAGATATAGATTTAGCAAGTTATGAAAATTGGGAACCTATTGGAACTTTCAAACCTTTGTCTGATAAACCAGAGGATGAAGAAAACCCTGTCATAAGTCTTACTTTTTCAGGTACCTTTAATGGAGATAACCATAAAATTTCTAATATTCATATTTCTAAAGCTGATTCTGTAGGAGTAGGATTATTTGGCTGCGTTGCAGGAGACAATGCCTCAATTAAGAATCTTGTAGTTGAAAATACTACAGTTTCCGGCAAGCAATTGGTTGGAGGGGTTATAGGATATGCTTCATTTAAAAATGCTGCAGAATCAATTTCACTTGTTGGAGAGAACAGCATTACAGGAGGTTTTCTTGTAGGTGGTATTGTAGGAGGCGGATTCTGCGATATTAAAAATTCCAATGCAAATGCAAATGTGACTTTAGTTGGAGATAATGCACAGGGCGTGGGTGTATTGGCCGGAGGCATGGAAGCTTGCTCCTTGATTGGTTCCAGTGCAACTGGTACTGTGACAGCAGTGGGAAATGGAAGCTTTAGTATTGGCGGTTTATCTGGAGCAGCACAAGAAAGTCCAACTGTGGAGAATTGTACAGCAGATGTAAAGATAATTGTTGGAGAAAACAGCAGTATGACCGGTGGACTTGTAGGAAATGCAGGTACTTATGATATTGAAAATCCAACACTTATTAAGAATTGCTCTGTCAATGCTTCTATTAAAGCAGCAGATAGTGCTGAACGAATAGGCGGCATAGTAGGAGGAGGTTTCTATCTTGATGCATATAAAGAGTACAGACCAGTTCCTACTGTTTACAAGGCAGTAGATTGTAAAACTTCAGGTAGTATTGAGGGCGGCAAGATTGTGGGTACTATTGCAGGCCAGGCTTATAATTCTACAGTGGAAAACTGCACCAGCACCATGACTGTTAACGGAAGTGCGAATGCACAGCAGATTGGAAAATCAGAAACAGCAGAACCTTCATTATTTGCAGGGGGAAGCGGTACAGAAGCTGATCCATATCAGATTGCTACTGCTAGCCAGTTGAATGATGTAAGAAAATATTTAGACAAGCATTATATACTAACGGCAGATATAGATTTATCAAGTTATGAAAATTGGGAACCTATTGGTACATTTAATTCACAGGCTGAGGATGAGTCAGGATATTTTGCAAATGCATTTACTGGCAGCTTTGATGGAGACAATCATATTATTTCTAATTTGACTACCAATAGAAAAGATTCTGTAGGAGTAGGTTTAATAGGTGTTTCCACAAGTTCTTCTGTAGTAAAAAATCTTAAAGTGGAAAATGTAAAAGCTGAAGGTACAATGGCAGTTGGTGCTGTGGTGGGTTATAACCAAGGTATAGTTGAAAACCTTATATTATCTGGAGACAATAGCATAAGCGGTTATAACTGCATTGGTGGTATTTTAGGCGGCAATGAAGGCGGAGCCATTAAAAATTGTATTTCTGCTGCAACAATAAATATATTAGGCGACAATGTATTTGAAAATGGCAGATATATTTTACCTGACAATGCAGAATGCGGTGGTATCATCGTAGGAGGATCTTTTGGAGGAACAATTGATGGTTGCTCGGCTGAAGGTACAGTAAACTCAAAAGGAAGTAATGCTATGGGTCTTGGTGGTGTAGGTGGTTGCCTCGAAAATATGGAAAGTATCACTAACTGCACGGCAAATGTCATTATTGATGCTGGAGAATCAGCTCATGGGGTAGGTGGACTTTGCGGATTTACAGGAATGTTTGATAAGGAAAATCCAGCTAAGATTTCTAACTGCACTGTTACTGCTACCATTAATGCTAATGATGCTACACATATTGGCGGTCTGGTTGGCACTGGATTGTATATGAATATGTACGATATGGAGAGTGTATTTGTAATTTCAAATTGTGAAGTTACAGCAGAGATCAAGGGCGCCATTACTCCAGGAACAGTGGTTGGACGAGCTGAGGGAAGTACTATTGAAAGTTGTACAGCAAATGTAACTATAGATGGTTCATCTGATGGGCCGGAAATTGGAACTACAGACAGGCTTTTTGAAAGTGCAGAATAA
- a CDS encoding helix-turn-helix domain-containing protein, with translation MRQNSNLMNLYNTILSLNREHVKVSFPAEIGKGLVLQWRIKQGITITDWKMNYNRETLVRENSSLYFVNLYFCVKGEMCWEREKDRNEIEEGDMYLYRSKGELEVGYYEKEKNYEFISIKMPESIFMEIIMQYLDKREFKNVIYHINKGLKFSANHHINRILYSLREIPKNKGLASMYLEGKLYELIAVYLSNIIEKDRECYYSIKLISEDVDAINKAKNIIDNNLTNLPTVNELAKLVNINTSKLSQGFRMIFGVPVYTYGIKQRLEYAAYLLDTTNKNIGEIATLLGYTSMSHFSYAFKKQFGLLPKEYRKK, from the coding sequence TTGAGACAAAACTCTAATTTAATGAATTTATATAATACTATTTTATCTTTAAATAGGGAACATGTGAAAGTGAGTTTTCCTGCTGAAATAGGAAAAGGTTTAGTATTACAATGGAGAATAAAGCAAGGTATTACAATTACTGATTGGAAAATGAATTATAATAGAGAAACATTAGTAAGAGAAAATTCTAGTCTCTATTTTGTCAATTTATATTTTTGTGTAAAGGGAGAAATGTGTTGGGAACGTGAAAAGGATAGAAATGAGATAGAAGAAGGGGATATGTATTTATATCGGAGTAAAGGAGAATTAGAAGTTGGATATTATGAGAAAGAAAAAAACTATGAATTTATAAGTATAAAAATGCCTGAATCCATTTTTATGGAAATTATAATGCAATATTTAGATAAAAGAGAATTTAAAAACGTGATTTATCACATAAATAAAGGTTTGAAGTTTTCTGCGAATCACCATATAAATAGAATCTTATATTCCCTAAGAGAAATTCCTAAAAACAAAGGATTAGCAAGCATGTATTTAGAGGGTAAGCTTTATGAATTAATAGCAGTTTATTTATCCAATATAATAGAAAAGGACAGGGAATGTTATTATTCCATTAAGTTAATTTCAGAAGACGTTGATGCTATAAATAAAGCAAAAAATATTATAGACAATAATTTAACCAATTTACCTACTGTAAATGAATTGGCAAAACTGGTTAATATTAATACATCTAAGTTGTCCCAAGGATTTCGAATGATATTTGGTGTACCAGTATATACTTATGGAATAAAACAAAGACTTGAATATGCTGCTTATTTATTAGACACAACGAATAAAAATATTGGAGAAATAGCCACTTTATTGGGGTATACCAGTATGAGTCATTTTTCTTACGCCTTTAAAAAACAGTTTGGGCTACTTCCTAAAGAGTATAGAAAAAAATAA